Within Micromonospora parathelypteridis, the genomic segment GCACCGTCCGCCTGCTGCCCGACGCGGTGCACACCGCCGCCGCGGCCGCCGAGGCGCTCGACGTCGAGGTCGGCCAGATCGCCAACTCGCTGATCTTCGACGCCGACGACGCGCCGCTGCTCGCGCTCACCTCCGGCGCGCACCGCGTCGACACCGCCGGCCTGGCGGCGTCGATCGGTGCCACCCGGCTGCGCCGCGCCACCCCGGAGTTCGTCCGGGCGCACACCGGGCAGCCGATCGGCGGAGTCGCCCCGCTCGGGCACCCGCACCCGCTGCGCACCCTGGTGGACACGGCGCTGGCGGCGTACCCCGAGATCTGGGCCGCGGGTGGCGTACCGCAGGCGGTCTTCCCGACCACCTACGCCGAGCTGCTGCGAGTCACCGCCGGCAGCCCGGCCGAGGTGGCGTGAGCGAGCGGAGCGAGCGAACCAGCAGGCACAGCAGCGACGCGCTCGCGCCGCCGCGAAGCGGTGGCGTGAGCGAGCGGAGCGAGCGAACCAGCAGGCACAGCAGCGCGGCTCCGGAGCTGGTCACCCTGCACGTGTGGCGGACCGCCCGTGGCGCGCTGCCCCGGGCGCTGACCCGGATGGCGGTGGACCCGCGCCGGCTGCGGGCCCTCCCGGGCGTCCGGTTCGGCAAGCTGCTGGGCACCGGGACCGGCACCGGCTTCGGGCCGGGCGACGCCGACCTGACCCGGTGGGCGGCGCTGACCGTCTGGGACTCCCCCGCCGCGGCTGCCGACTTCGACGACTCGTCGGTCGGGCGCGCCTGGGCGCGCATCGCCCGCGCCCAGGCCCGGGTCGACCTGCGTCCGCTGACCAGCCGGGGCGAGTGGTCCGGCCAGCGGCCGTTCGGCGAGCCCTCCGGCGGCCGGGTCACCGGCCCGGTGCTGGCGCTGACCCGGGCCCGGTTGCGGGTCCGTCGGGCGGCCACCTTCTGGCGGGCGGTCCCCCCGGTGGCCGCCGCCCTGCGCGACGCGCCCGGTCTGCTGGCCCGGTTCGGGGTCGGGGAGGCGCCACTGGGTTGGCAGGGCACGGTGAGCGTGTGGCGCGACCCTACGGACCTGGTGGCGTTCGCGTACCGTCACCCGGAGCACCGGGCGGCGATCATGCGAACCCCCACCGCGGGTTGGTACGCCGAGGAGCTGTTCGCCCGGTTCGAGGTGCGCGACGTGATCGGCGACCGGACGGTGCTCGGATGGGTCAGCGACGGCGGCCCGGCAACGGTGAAGGGTGGACGGGCATGAGGTTGGTGCGCTGGACGCCGGACGATCTCGTCCGGCGGCTGGACGACGTGGTGGCCGTCTACGGCGAGGCGATGGGGTACCGCACCGACCTGCTGGAGGCCCGGCGCGGCTACATCGCCACCCACGTCCGCCGACCGGGTTTCCGGGCGGTCGCCAGCCTGACCAGCGAGGGTCACCTCGCCGGCTTCGGCTACGGCTACCTGGGCGCCTCCGGGCAGTGGTGGCACGACCAGGTGCACCGAGCGCTGGACGCCCGGACCCGTACGCGCTGGCTCACCCACTGCTTCGAGGTGGTCGAGCTGCATGTCCGGCCACCGGCTCAGGGGCACGGCCTGGGCACCGGCCAACTGCGCGCGCTGCTCGGCATGGCCGAGGGCGACACCACGCTGCTGTCCACCCCGGAGGCCGACGAGCAGACCTCGCGGGCCTGGCGGTTGTACCGGCGGTTCGGCTTCGTCGACGTGCTGCGCAACTTCCACTTCCCCGGCGACGAGCGACCGTTCGGCGTACTCGGTCGGGACCTGCCGGTCGAGCCACCGGCGTCATGACCCGGCGGATCTCCTGGACGCTGCTCGCCGTCCTGGTGCTCGCCCAGATCTGCTACCCGCTCACCACCGGCGCCACCAGGGCCGGGCTCACCGTGGCCACCGTCGTCCTCGGTTGGCTGCTCTCGGTCGGCCACGCGCTGCTCAGCCGGGGTCCCCGGGTCGCGGCGGCGCTGGTCGCGGTCGCCACCGGCGGCGGGTTCGCGATCGAGGCGATCGGGGTGGCCACCGGTGTGCCGTTCGGCAGTTACGACTACTCCGGCGAGTTGGGTCCCAAGCTGGCCGGGGTGCCGTTGATCATTCCGCTGGCCTGGACCTGGATGGCCTGGCCGGCCTGGCTGGCGGCGGTCCGGCTGACCGGCGGCGCCGGGGCGACGGCCGGCCGGTGGGTGGGGAGGATCGCGCTGGCCACGGTGGGGCTGGCCGCCTGGGACCTCTTCCTCGATCCACAGATGGTGGCGGAGGGGTACTGGGTCTGGCGGGACGCCACTCCGGCGTTGCCCGGCCTGCCCGGCATCCCGGTCAGCAACTACCTGGGCTGGCTGCTCTTCGCGGTGCTGATGATGAGCGCGCTGCGCCCGTTGGCCGGGCCGACCGTCGAGCACACCGACCGGCGGGACCACCCGATGGTCGCGCTCTACCTGTGGACGTACTTCTCCAGCATCCTGGCCCACGCCGTCTTCCTCGACCTGCCCGCCTCGGCGCTCTGGGGCGCCGCCGGCATGTCGGTGACCGCCGTGCCGCTGGCGGTGACCCTGCTGCGTGCCCGTCGGGGCCGTGACTCCGTCTTCGGCGACCACCAGCCGCATCGCACCGGCGTCGACGCGACCCGATGACCGTCCTGCTCGCCCTGCTGATCGCCGTCGCCGCGTTGACCGGGCACACCTGGCTCAACGCCGCCGGGTGGCTGCGCCGACCCACGGACCGACCCGGTCAGGTCGACGAGCCGGTCGCGGTGCTGCTGCCGCTGCGCGACGAGGCCGCCCGCGTCACCGGCTGCCTGCGTGCCCTGCTCGCCCAGCGTGGCGTGCCCGGGCTGCGCGTCGTGGTCCTCGACGACGGGTCGACCGACGGCACCGCCGACGTGGTCCGCGCGGTGGTCGGCGACGACCCGCGGGTCACGCTGCTCACCGGGGTCGCCCCGCCGCCGGGCTGGCTGGGCAAGCCGCACGCCTGCTGGCAGTTGGCCACCCGGGCCGACCCGGACGCCACCGCGCTGGTCTTCGTCGACGCCGACGTGGTGCTCGCCCCGCACGCGATCGCGGCGGCCGTCACCGAGCTGCGCGCCGCCGGCGTGACGTTGCTGTCCCCGTACCCCCGGATCGTGGTGGCGACGGCGGCCGACCGGCTGGTGCAGCCGCTGCTGCAGTGGCTCTGGTTGACGTTCCTGCCGCTGCGCGCGATGGAACGCTCGCCGCGGCCGTCGCTGGCCGCGGCGGGCGGACAGTTCCTGGTGCTGGACCGGGCCGGCTACACCGCCGCCGGCGGGCACGCCGTGGTCGCCGACAGGATCCTGGAGGACGTCGAGCTGGCCCGGGCGGTCAAGCGGGCCGGTGGCCGGATCGCCCTGGCCGACGGTTCCCGGCTGGCCACCTGCCGGATGTACGACGACTGGCCGCAACTGCGCGACGGCTACTCGAAGTCGCTCTGGGCGTCGTTCGGGCACCCGGGCGCCGCCGCGGCCGTGGTGGCGTCGCTGCTGCTGCTCTACACCGCCCCGCCGCTGATCGCGCTGGGGCTCGCCTCGACAGCTCCCCGGGTGTCAATGGTTGCGCTCATCGCATACCTGCTGGGCGTGGTCGGGCGGGTGCTCACCGCGCGGGCGACCGGGGGCCGGTGGTGGCCCGACGCGCTCGCACACCCCGTGTCGGTCGTGGTCCTCGGTTGGCTGACCCTGCGGTCGTACCATCTGCGAAAGCGACGCCGCCTGACCTGGCGGGGCCGCCCGGTCAGCTAGGAGGCGCGGGATGGCGCGGATCGTGGTCGTCGGCGCCGGGGTGGGTGGCCTCGCCACCGCCGCCCGGCTCGCCGCCACCGGGCACCAGGTGACCGTCTTCGAACGCGCCGACACGGTCGGTGGCAAGCTCGGCCGGTACGCGCACGACACGCCGGCCGGGTCGTTCCACTACGACACCGGGCCGAGCCTGCTCACTCTGCCCGAGGTCTTCCAGGACCTGTTCGAGGCGACCGGGGCGAAGCTCGACGAGTACCTGGACCTGGTTCCACTGGACCCGATCGTCCGGCACGTCTTCCCCGGCGGCGGGCCGACACTGGACTCGTGCGCCGACCCGGTGGAGTTCGCCACCCGGATCGGGGCCGCCTTCGGTGACCGGGCGGCGGCCGACTGGCAGCGGCTGTGGCGGCGGGCCGAACGGGTGTGGCACGCCTCCGAGCGGGACATTCTGCGCCGTACCGTCGACTCCCCCCGCGATCTCGCGTCGCTGGCCTGGCGGGTCGGTGACCTGGCCGCCATCGCCCCGGGCCGCACGCTGCGCGGGTTGGGCCGCCGGCACCTGTCCGACCCACGGCTGCGGATGCTGCTGGACCGGTACGCCACCTACACCGGCGCCGACCCGCGGCGGGCGCCGGCGGCGCTGGTCGCGGTCCCGTACGCCGAGCTGACCTTCGGCGGTTGGTATCTGCGCGGCGGGTTGGGCACGCTCGCCGACGCGCTGCTGACCCGCTGCCTGGACCTCGGCGTGGTCGTGCAGACCGACGCCACGGTGACCCGGATCGACGCGACCGGCGGTCGAGTGCACGGGGTACGCCTCGCCGGCGTCACCGCGCCGGTGCCCGCCGACGTGGTGGTGGCCAACACCGACGCGCTCACCGTCTACCGTGACCTGCTGCCGCACCCGCGCCGGCTGGCCGGGCTGACCGACCGCAGCCTCGCCGGCTTCGTGCTGCTGCTCGGCGTCTCCGGCAGCACCGGGCTGGCCCACCACAACGTCTTCTTCCCCGACGACTACGACGCGGAGTTCGACGCGGTCTTCGGCGACCCCGGGCGGGGTGTGCGGGCCCGGCCGGCGGCCGACCCGACGGTGTTCGTCACCGTGGCCGACGACCCGATGGTCCGCCCGGCCGGGCATGAGGCGTGGTTCGTGCTGGTCAACGCACCCCGCCACGGCACCGCAGCGGGGGCGGTCGACTGGCGACGCCCGGGGCTGGCCGACGCGTACGCCGACCGGATCCTGGACGTGCTGGCGCGGCGCGGTGTGGACGTGCGTGACCGGCTGCTGTTCCGGGAGATCCGCACCCCGGCCGACCTGGACGTGGCGACCGGTGCGCCCGGTGGCTCGATCTACGGCACCGCCGGTGGCCTGCTCCGCCCCGCCAACCGGGGCCCGGTGAACGGGCTGTGGCTGGTGGGCGGCTCCACCCACCCGGGCGGCGGGCTACCGATGGTGACTCTCTCCGCGCAGATCGTCGCCGACGAGATCGGCCCCGCCTGGTAGCGCCGCTCAGTCGGCGTCGCGCAGGGCGCGGTCGGTCAGTCGGCGTCGAGCAGGGCGCGGCGGATGGTGGAGAGCAGTTGCCCCAGGCCGAACCCGGCCAGCAGCACCCACACCGCGGTCGCCATGGTGATGGTGCCGGCGGCCAGGTCCGGCTCGATCAGCCCGGCCAACCCGGCGACCAGCAACCCGGCCAGCGCCACCGAGACCCGGGTGGGACGTTCGCCCACGGTCACCGCGCCGATGTCGCGCATGCCGGCGGCGACCGCCCGGGCTCGGACGTACTCGTGCAACCAGGACAGCGCGCCGCCCGCGACGACAAGCGCACCCGGCGCGCCCACCAGCCAGAACGCCAGCAACCACGCCACCTCACCGAG encodes:
- a CDS encoding monooxygenase, translating into MSERSERTSRHSSAAPELVTLHVWRTARGALPRALTRMAVDPRRLRALPGVRFGKLLGTGTGTGFGPGDADLTRWAALTVWDSPAAAADFDDSSVGRAWARIARAQARVDLRPLTSRGEWSGQRPFGEPSGGRVTGPVLALTRARLRVRRAATFWRAVPPVAAALRDAPGLLARFGVGEAPLGWQGTVSVWRDPTDLVAFAYRHPEHRAAIMRTPTAGWYAEELFARFEVRDVIGDRTVLGWVSDGGPATVKGGRA
- a CDS encoding glycosyltransferase, with the protein product MTVLLALLIAVAALTGHTWLNAAGWLRRPTDRPGQVDEPVAVLLPLRDEAARVTGCLRALLAQRGVPGLRVVVLDDGSTDGTADVVRAVVGDDPRVTLLTGVAPPPGWLGKPHACWQLATRADPDATALVFVDADVVLAPHAIAAAVTELRAAGVTLLSPYPRIVVATAADRLVQPLLQWLWLTFLPLRAMERSPRPSLAAAGGQFLVLDRAGYTAAGGHAVVADRILEDVELARAVKRAGGRIALADGSRLATCRMYDDWPQLRDGYSKSLWASFGHPGAAAAVVASLLLLYTAPPLIALGLASTAPRVSMVALIAYLLGVVGRVLTARATGGRWWPDALAHPVSVVVLGWLTLRSYHLRKRRRLTWRGRPVS
- a CDS encoding GNAT family N-acetyltransferase — its product is MRLVRWTPDDLVRRLDDVVAVYGEAMGYRTDLLEARRGYIATHVRRPGFRAVASLTSEGHLAGFGYGYLGASGQWWHDQVHRALDARTRTRWLTHCFEVVELHVRPPAQGHGLGTGQLRALLGMAEGDTTLLSTPEADEQTSRAWRLYRRFGFVDVLRNFHFPGDERPFGVLGRDLPVEPPAS
- a CDS encoding YbaK/EbsC family protein, whose protein sequence is MQPHPNVRAVQDALTAAGTLDGAGEPSTVRLLPDAVHTAAAAAEALDVEVGQIANSLIFDADDAPLLALTSGAHRVDTAGLAASIGATRLRRATPEFVRAHTGQPIGGVAPLGHPHPLRTLVDTALAAYPEIWAAGGVPQAVFPTTYAELLRVTAGSPAEVA
- a CDS encoding phytoene desaturase family protein, producing the protein MARIVVVGAGVGGLATAARLAATGHQVTVFERADTVGGKLGRYAHDTPAGSFHYDTGPSLLTLPEVFQDLFEATGAKLDEYLDLVPLDPIVRHVFPGGGPTLDSCADPVEFATRIGAAFGDRAAADWQRLWRRAERVWHASERDILRRTVDSPRDLASLAWRVGDLAAIAPGRTLRGLGRRHLSDPRLRMLLDRYATYTGADPRRAPAALVAVPYAELTFGGWYLRGGLGTLADALLTRCLDLGVVVQTDATVTRIDATGGRVHGVRLAGVTAPVPADVVVANTDALTVYRDLLPHPRRLAGLTDRSLAGFVLLLGVSGSTGLAHHNVFFPDDYDAEFDAVFGDPGRGVRARPAADPTVFVTVADDPMVRPAGHEAWFVLVNAPRHGTAAGAVDWRRPGLADAYADRILDVLARRGVDVRDRLLFREIRTPADLDVATGAPGGSIYGTAGGLLRPANRGPVNGLWLVGGSTHPGGGLPMVTLSAQIVADEIGPAW
- a CDS encoding carotenoid biosynthesis protein, producing the protein MTRRISWTLLAVLVLAQICYPLTTGATRAGLTVATVVLGWLLSVGHALLSRGPRVAAALVAVATGGGFAIEAIGVATGVPFGSYDYSGELGPKLAGVPLIIPLAWTWMAWPAWLAAVRLTGGAGATAGRWVGRIALATVGLAAWDLFLDPQMVAEGYWVWRDATPALPGLPGIPVSNYLGWLLFAVLMMSALRPLAGPTVEHTDRRDHPMVALYLWTYFSSILAHAVFLDLPASALWGAAGMSVTAVPLAVTLLRARRGRDSVFGDHQPHRTGVDATR